The Parvibaculaceae bacterium PLY_AMNH_Bact1 genome window below encodes:
- a CDS encoding ABC transporter permease (Derived by automated computational analysis using gene prediction method: Protein Homology.), translating to MTMVSTPSEVPTSAAKEEKRQTRLAKINKVSIYIEMVGLGFLVPILLMAAGDSVKEQLRNLWRALVVPLIGISLFLLAWGWLAPQVQTSLGAIPGPPEVMEQVSVLVDDHFTERGKADAFYERQDTRNAELFANGQEDRVKWRTYTGKPTIIDQIWTSLKTVALGFIVATVFAVPLGIVCGLSPLANGALNPLIQIFKPVSPLAWLPIVTMIVSAAYAGGEGSLSKSMLISALTVTLCSLWPTLINTTLGVASIDKDLINVGKVLQLSQFTTIRKVVLPSALPLIFTGLRLSLGVGWMVLIAAEMLAQNPGLGKFVWDEFQNGSSDSLARIMVAVLVIGLIGFFLDRVMYALQAAFTFSAQR from the coding sequence ATGACAATGGTCTCCACACCATCGGAAGTTCCGACAAGCGCCGCAAAAGAAGAAAAGCGCCAGACGCGACTCGCGAAAATCAATAAGGTCTCGATATATATTGAGATGGTTGGCCTCGGTTTCCTTGTTCCGATTTTGCTCATGGCCGCGGGCGATAGCGTAAAAGAACAACTCCGCAATCTCTGGCGCGCTTTGGTCGTGCCCCTTATCGGTATCAGCCTGTTCTTGTTGGCCTGGGGTTGGCTTGCACCGCAAGTACAAACTTCTCTTGGTGCGATCCCTGGCCCCCCGGAAGTGATGGAGCAGGTCAGCGTTCTTGTGGACGACCATTTTACGGAGCGGGGGAAAGCGGATGCCTTTTATGAGCGTCAGGACACGCGCAATGCGGAGCTCTTCGCAAATGGCCAGGAAGACCGGGTCAAATGGCGTACCTATACCGGTAAACCAACAATCATTGACCAGATATGGACGAGCCTAAAAACTGTCGCCCTTGGTTTCATTGTAGCGACTGTATTCGCCGTCCCTCTGGGGATTGTCTGTGGTCTTTCCCCTCTGGCTAATGGGGCGCTTAACCCCCTTATCCAGATATTTAAACCAGTATCCCCGCTCGCATGGTTGCCGATTGTGACCATGATTGTGTCGGCGGCCTACGCCGGCGGAGAGGGTTCCCTTTCCAAATCAATGCTCATTTCAGCACTCACGGTGACGCTCTGTTCGCTCTGGCCAACATTGATCAACACGACCTTGGGCGTTGCGTCGATCGACAAAGACTTGATCAATGTCGGCAAGGTTCTGCAACTGTCGCAGTTCACGACGATCCGCAAAGTCGTTCTGCCCTCAGCGCTCCCCCTGATATTTACGGGCCTCCGACTCTCACTCGGTGTCGGATGGATGGTGCTGATCGCAGCGGAAATGCTGGCGCAAAACCCGGGCCTGGGTAAGTTCGTGTGGGATGAGTTCCAAAACGGATCTTCTGACTCCCTTGCGCGCATTATGGTCGCGGTGCTCGTGATCGGTCTGATCGGGTTCTTCCTTGATCGTGTGATGTACGCGCTGCAAGCCGCCTTTACATTCAGCGCGCAACGGTGA
- a CDS encoding CmpA/NrtA family ABC transporter substrate-binding protein (Derived by automated computational analysis using gene prediction method: Protein Homology.) translates to MKIKLAHTLRELTRRHFLRSVAAPLAVLAVVATPLAAEELIPEKDELKFGFIKLTDMAPLAIAYEKGFFEDEGLYVTLEPQANWKVLLDRVITGELDGAHMLAGQPLAATIGYGTEAHIITPFSMDLNGNGITVSNEVWEMMKPLIPKMEDGRPQHPIKADYLKPVIEQFQDEGRPFNMGMVFPVSTHNYELRYWLAAGGIHPGYYSPADISGQISAEALLSVTPPPQMPATLEAGTISGYCVGEPWNQQAVFKGIGVPVITDYEIWKDNPEKVFGITAEFAEQYPNTTIALTKALIRAGQWLDENDNANRVEAVEILARSEYVGADAEVIANSMTGTFEYERGDKREIPDFNVFFRYNATYPYYSDAVWYLTQMRRWGQIAEPKSDDWYAEVAAKVYRPDLYLKAAKILVEEGHVAEADFPWETDGYRTPVSEFIDGVMYDGRTPNDYLKQFPIGLKGDDLVAQLSELE, encoded by the coding sequence ATGAAGATCAAACTTGCGCATACCCTCCGCGAATTGACGCGGCGACACTTCCTCCGGTCGGTGGCCGCTCCCCTGGCGGTTCTGGCAGTCGTGGCTACGCCCTTGGCGGCAGAGGAGTTGATCCCTGAAAAAGACGAGCTCAAATTCGGCTTTATTAAGCTGACGGATATGGCGCCGTTGGCGATCGCATATGAAAAAGGTTTCTTCGAAGACGAAGGTTTGTATGTAACGCTGGAGCCTCAGGCGAACTGGAAGGTTCTGCTTGATCGCGTCATTACCGGCGAGCTGGATGGGGCGCACATGCTAGCGGGTCAACCGCTTGCAGCGACCATTGGGTATGGAACCGAAGCGCACATCATCACGCCCTTCTCTATGGACCTGAATGGGAATGGCATCACGGTGTCGAACGAAGTCTGGGAAATGATGAAGCCCCTCATCCCCAAAATGGAAGATGGACGGCCTCAGCACCCGATTAAGGCAGATTATCTGAAGCCCGTGATTGAACAGTTCCAGGACGAAGGGCGCCCGTTCAACATGGGCATGGTGTTCCCTGTTTCAACCCATAATTATGAGCTTCGCTATTGGCTCGCCGCGGGTGGTATTCATCCGGGATATTATTCTCCAGCGGACATTTCCGGCCAGATTTCAGCTGAAGCTCTACTTTCTGTAACGCCACCACCGCAGATGCCCGCAACCCTGGAAGCAGGCACCATCAGTGGCTATTGCGTCGGGGAGCCATGGAACCAGCAAGCTGTGTTCAAGGGCATCGGTGTACCCGTAATCACGGATTATGAAATCTGGAAAGACAATCCCGAGAAGGTTTTCGGAATCACGGCGGAGTTTGCTGAGCAATATCCCAACACCACAATCGCACTTACCAAAGCCCTGATCCGTGCGGGCCAGTGGCTCGACGAAAATGACAATGCCAATCGCGTGGAAGCTGTAGAGATCCTTGCTCGCTCGGAATATGTGGGCGCAGACGCGGAAGTCATTGCAAACTCCATGACCGGCACGTTCGAATATGAGCGTGGTGACAAGCGGGAGATCCCCGACTTCAACGTCTTCTTCCGCTACAACGCGACCTATCCTTATTACTCTGACGCTGTCTGGTATCTGACGCAGATGCGGCGCTGGGGCCAGATTGCGGAACCAAAGTCTGACGATTGGTATGCAGAAGTGGCCGCAAAGGTTTACCGCCCCGACCTCTACCTCAAGGCTGCGAAAATTCTCGTTGAAGAGGGCCATGTTGCGGAAGCCGACTTCCCTTGGGAGACGGATGGATACCGCACACCCGTGTCGGAATTCATCGACGGCGTGATGTATGACGGCCGCACGCCGAATGACTATCTCAAGCAATTCCCCATCGGCTTGAAGGGCGATGACCTTGTCGCTCAGCTTTCCGAGCTTGAGTAA